The proteins below come from a single Cannabis sativa cultivar Pink pepper isolate KNU-18-1 chromosome 3, ASM2916894v1, whole genome shotgun sequence genomic window:
- the LOC115710509 gene encoding protein RKD2-like, with amino-acid sequence MCNDNIDRRESNYGDNHDGKGKDIIIKEERKVNNKRPYRSSSVLVISEEKSSSKRLSKEVLSKYYYMPITQAAKELNVGLTLLKKRCRELGIRRWPHRKLMSLQTLIKNVQDLRNGESNNEENDSRYKQYIELLEREKKLVEEVPDVELNEGTKRLRQACFKNNYKKRKMITTTTTTMDYCSTTDLEEEEDDEIKFLLSDSFSSSSMY; translated from the exons ATGTGCAATGATAATATTGATCGTCGTGAAAGTAACTATGGAGATAATCATGATGGAAAAGGAAAGGACATAATAATAAAGGAAGAGAGGAAGGTGAATAATAAGAGGCCGTATAGATCATCATCAGTATTGGTAATATCAGAAGAGAAGAGCAGTTCAAAAAGGTTATCTAAGGAAGTATTGTCAAAGTATTATTACATGCCTATAACCCAAGCAGCTAAAGAGCTTAACGTAGGATTGACTCTTCTCAAGAAAAGGTGTAGAGAATTGGGTATTAGACGTTGGCCTCATAGAAAGCTTATGAGCCTCCAAACCCTCATAAAAAATGTTCAG GATTTGAGGAATGGAGAAAGTAATAATGAAGAAAACGATTCAAGGTATAAACAGTACATAGAGTTGttggagagagagaagaagttaGTGGAGGAAGTTCCCGATGTTGAGCTTAATGAGGGCACAAAGAGGCTAAGACAAGCTTGTTtcaaaaacaactataaaaagaGAAAGATGATTACGACGACGACCACGACGATGGATTATTGTAGTACTACTGatttggaggaagaagaagatgacgAAATCAAGTTTCTTTTGTCTGACTCATTTTCTTCCAGTAGCATGTACTGA